A section of the Spirosoma pollinicola genome encodes:
- a CDS encoding DUF423 domain-containing protein, with protein sequence MKFFIQSGAVLGLLGVAIGAFGAHALRTMLDASGRAATFETAVRYQFYHAFALVIVGMLMHAFGSNPTIVKLLNWSGYSFLGGVIIFSGSLYILCFTGITWLGAITPIGGLGMIAGWALLLWAFL encoded by the coding sequence ATGAAATTCTTTATTCAATCAGGGGCTGTATTAGGTCTGCTGGGCGTTGCAATCGGTGCCTTCGGTGCCCATGCATTACGGACTATGCTTGATGCCTCCGGGCGGGCCGCTACCTTCGAAACGGCTGTCAGGTACCAATTCTATCATGCCTTCGCCCTTGTTATAGTGGGCATGCTGATGCACGCATTCGGCAGCAATCCTACTATTGTTAAACTGCTGAACTGGTCAGGTTATTCATTTTTGGGTGGCGTGATTATTTTTTCGGGTTCACTTTACATTTTGTGTTTTACGGGTATTACCTGGCTTGGAGCCATTACCCCAATTGGTGGTTTAGGCATGATAGCGGGCTGGGCATTGCTGCTGTGGGCCTTTTTATAA
- a CDS encoding GSCFA domain-containing protein, whose product MQFHTEFSPEPLAQRLGLNSRIVTIGSCFSDVMGRRLTDNKLAVLANPFGTIFNPVSIAKLLTMALRGTTPDESGYVERDGNWFHYDFHSSLWAKSQDALRNQLTIRLAQTGDAIRKADFLFLTLGSAIVHRHIETGNVVANCHKMPGSLFEKYLYNIDHLRDDMTRLFKTLRKANPTLNILLTVSPVRHTRDTLPLNSVSKSTLRVISHELTVWNSWVSYFPAYELMMDDLRDYRFYEADMIHPTTQAHDYIFNKFAESAFDADLRAFVDEWSQISKSLVHRSLYSTGSRAHVQFLTKLASQLEGISHYADVSAELAEVRSRLEKCTMYDVK is encoded by the coding sequence ATGCAGTTTCATACCGAATTTTCGCCCGAACCACTCGCCCAACGTCTTGGTCTTAACAGTAGAATTGTGACCATTGGGTCGTGCTTTTCCGATGTTATGGGACGTCGGCTAACTGATAATAAACTTGCTGTGCTGGCTAATCCATTCGGCACAATCTTCAATCCGGTATCCATCGCTAAATTACTAACGATGGCGCTACGGGGAACTACCCCCGACGAGAGTGGCTATGTTGAGCGTGATGGTAACTGGTTTCACTATGACTTCCACTCATCACTCTGGGCTAAAAGTCAGGATGCATTACGCAACCAGTTAACCATACGTCTGGCGCAGACGGGCGATGCCATTCGAAAGGCTGACTTTTTGTTTTTGACACTTGGCTCGGCTATCGTACATCGGCATATAGAAACGGGCAATGTAGTGGCCAACTGCCATAAAATGCCTGGCTCGCTATTCGAGAAGTATCTTTATAACATCGATCATCTACGTGACGATATGACGCGTCTGTTTAAAACGCTTCGTAAAGCCAATCCTACGTTAAACATATTGCTCACGGTTAGCCCCGTTCGACACACGCGCGACACCTTGCCGCTGAATAGCGTTAGTAAATCCACACTCCGGGTGATTTCGCATGAACTGACGGTATGGAACAGCTGGGTATCGTATTTCCCGGCTTATGAGCTAATGATGGATGACCTGCGTGATTACCGTTTTTACGAAGCGGATATGATTCACCCAACTACGCAGGCCCACGACTATATTTTCAACAAATTTGCCGAAAGCGCATTTGATGCCGACCTTCGTGCTTTCGTTGATGAGTGGTCACAGATCTCGAAATCGCTGGTTCATCGGTCTCTTTACAGTACTGGGAGTCGGGCTCATGTCCAGTTTCTAACCAAGTTAGCTTCTCAACTTGAAGGTATCTCACACTATGCAGACGTGTCTGCGGAACTGGCAGAGGTACGAAGTCGTTTAGAAAAATGTACAATGTATGATGTAAAATGA
- the rpsR gene encoding 30S ribosomal protein S18, whose translation MSLQNESVSKTENRKKYDRFKKAGIKYIDYKDGNFLLKLLNEQGKILPRRLTGTTLKNQRKVAQAVKRARHLAILPYVGDSLK comes from the coding sequence ATGAGTCTGCAAAACGAATCTGTCTCGAAAACCGAGAACCGCAAAAAATACGACCGCTTTAAGAAAGCCGGTATTAAATACATCGACTACAAGGATGGCAACTTCCTGTTGAAATTACTGAACGAGCAAGGTAAAATCCTTCCCCGTCGGTTAACCGGAACGACCCTGAAGAACCAGCGCAAAGTGGCCCAGGCTGTCAAACGCGCTCGTCATTTGGCCATCCTGCCTTACGTAGGCGATTCTTTAAAATAA
- a CDS encoding peptide chain release factor 3: protein MQTNTQAETARRRTFAIISHPDAGKTTLTEKLLLFGGAIQTAGAVKSNKIKKTATSDFMEIEKQRGISVATSVMTFEYENLKINILDTPGHKDFAEDTYRTLTAVDSVILVIDCVKGVEEQTERLMEVCRMRDTPVIIFINKLDREGRNPFDLLDELEEKLNIRVRPMTWPVNMGSDFKGVYSLIEKKLYFFKANKTKVEADVLAIDLADDLLDEKVGARDAASLREDVELIDGVYDAFHEKAYLYGKLAPVFFGSAVNNFGVKELLEGFCLISPEPIARQTDKREVLPGEKNFSGFVFKIHANLDPRHRDRIAFLRICSGVFERNKFYHHTRLDKNVRFASPFSFMADSKSVVEEGFPGDVVGLYDTGTFKIGDTLTEGEEFQFQGIPSFSPEIFKELVNLDPMKSKQLDKGIQQLTDEGVAQLFTLELGNRKIVGTVGELQFEVIQYRLENEYGAKCRWVPLNYTKACWITAENPIKLAEFIRLKGNQIAYDKDQNPVFLAESDWMLRMNQQNNPDVTFHLTSEFKVAA, encoded by the coding sequence ATGCAAACGAATACACAGGCCGAAACGGCTCGTCGGCGGACGTTCGCCATCATAAGTCACCCCGATGCCGGTAAAACAACGTTGACTGAAAAGCTACTCCTTTTTGGCGGAGCTATCCAAACGGCTGGTGCTGTTAAGTCCAATAAAATAAAAAAGACCGCTACCTCAGATTTCATGGAAATCGAGAAGCAGCGAGGTATATCCGTGGCCACGTCGGTCATGACGTTTGAGTACGAAAATCTGAAGATTAATATCCTTGATACACCTGGACACAAAGATTTTGCCGAAGATACGTATCGGACGCTTACGGCAGTTGATAGTGTTATTCTGGTGATTGACTGTGTAAAAGGGGTTGAGGAACAGACTGAACGATTGATGGAAGTGTGCCGGATGCGTGATACACCGGTAATCATTTTTATCAATAAACTTGACCGTGAAGGCCGAAATCCATTCGACCTACTGGATGAACTGGAAGAGAAACTCAACATTCGGGTCCGGCCAATGACCTGGCCGGTCAACATGGGTTCTGACTTCAAAGGAGTTTATAGTCTGATCGAGAAAAAGTTATATTTCTTTAAAGCCAATAAAACGAAAGTCGAAGCAGATGTATTAGCAATCGACTTGGCCGACGATTTGCTCGACGAAAAAGTCGGTGCGCGCGATGCCGCCAGCCTTCGGGAGGATGTCGAACTGATTGACGGCGTTTATGACGCCTTTCATGAGAAAGCTTATCTTTATGGCAAGCTTGCTCCCGTATTTTTCGGGTCGGCGGTGAACAACTTTGGTGTCAAAGAATTGCTTGAAGGCTTCTGCCTGATTTCTCCCGAACCTATTGCCCGCCAGACAGATAAGCGCGAAGTGCTGCCCGGCGAAAAAAACTTCAGTGGCTTTGTCTTCAAAATCCATGCGAACCTGGACCCGCGCCACCGCGACCGGATTGCGTTTCTACGCATTTGTTCGGGCGTGTTTGAGCGGAATAAATTTTATCACCATACCCGGCTGGATAAAAATGTTCGCTTTGCCAGTCCATTCAGTTTCATGGCCGACAGTAAGAGCGTTGTGGAAGAAGGTTTCCCCGGCGACGTTGTGGGCCTCTATGACACGGGCACATTTAAAATCGGGGATACCCTGACAGAAGGCGAGGAGTTTCAGTTTCAGGGGATTCCGAGTTTTTCGCCGGAAATCTTCAAAGAACTGGTCAACCTCGACCCTATGAAGTCGAAACAGTTGGATAAAGGTATTCAGCAGTTGACCGATGAGGGTGTGGCACAATTATTTACACTCGAATTGGGTAACCGAAAAATTGTTGGAACCGTTGGAGAACTGCAATTTGAAGTAATCCAGTACCGCCTTGAAAACGAATATGGAGCTAAATGCCGTTGGGTGCCGTTGAATTACACAAAAGCATGCTGGATCACTGCCGAGAACCCGATTAAACTGGCTGAGTTTATTCGTTTGAAAGGCAACCAGATTGCGTATGATAAAGACCAGAACCCTGTTTTTCTGGCCGAATCGGATTGGATGTTGCGCATGAATCAGCAAAATAACCCCGACGTTACATTCCACTTAACATCAGAATTTAAAGTGGCTGCCTAG
- a CDS encoding D-alanine--D-alanine ligase family protein, with protein MKIGIFFGGPAREREVSFAGGRTALANLDKGLFEPVLVFVDGRGRFRLVTPEFLQSPSLREALPQDESGFLVYDESLATDVLDTSLPELRPEQFRDHFDLAFLAMHGPDCEDGAIQGLLEWYKMPYTGPGLVGSAVGINKILQNELIALANGQQKKTATISRDAYEQADKAQFFQSLVEHLGLPIVVKAPHQGSSIGVVIVREADLTLFCRSVEQCFFTMSIQPDGWSKLSEWGGLSSEEKHELAQKMVSLDAGISFPVVIEQTGEVVKHPADFVAKLDAVGNQPISLASLNAEDEVLFEEFITGQEFSCGVIQDDDQVAIALPPTEIYNVTSFDFESKYKLNTTKKRIPVETSLENNRKIQLAVAEVFSRLGINVYSRIDGFLTPAGDVLLHDPNTIPGMSPSSLIFKQMAEIGLNLANSLTYLIRQSLRERIRTGKDTFHLKRLLAELDAQLAARKANPLPERVISFGSSDEEFIAAKQQYNEIAASGTVFPSLMYIKSKLESHEIPVNLLFKDTIAELETALSRPRHPLLVETTEQARHVTQRYI; from the coding sequence GTGAAAATAGGCATTTTCTTCGGTGGACCGGCGCGTGAGCGGGAGGTTTCGTTTGCTGGTGGGCGTACCGCCTTAGCTAATTTAGATAAAGGCTTATTCGAGCCCGTACTGGTTTTTGTCGATGGGCGAGGACGGTTTCGGCTCGTCACGCCGGAATTTCTTCAATCACCATCTTTGCGCGAAGCCTTGCCACAGGACGAATCCGGCTTTTTAGTCTATGATGAGTCACTAGCTACCGATGTCCTCGATACAAGTTTGCCTGAGCTACGACCAGAACAGTTTCGAGATCATTTCGATTTGGCGTTCCTGGCTATGCACGGACCCGATTGCGAAGATGGCGCTATTCAGGGACTGTTGGAATGGTATAAAATGCCTTATACTGGCCCCGGTCTGGTTGGATCAGCGGTTGGGATCAATAAAATTCTGCAAAATGAACTGATTGCACTGGCCAATGGTCAACAGAAAAAAACGGCGACTATTAGCCGGGATGCCTACGAACAAGCCGACAAAGCTCAGTTTTTTCAGTCACTTGTTGAGCATCTGGGGCTTCCCATTGTTGTAAAGGCTCCTCATCAAGGCTCATCCATTGGCGTTGTGATTGTGCGAGAGGCCGATTTAACCCTCTTCTGCCGATCCGTAGAACAGTGTTTTTTTACAATGAGCATACAGCCTGATGGCTGGAGCAAACTAAGTGAGTGGGGAGGCTTATCGTCGGAAGAAAAACACGAGCTGGCGCAGAAAATGGTCAGTTTGGATGCTGGCATCAGTTTTCCCGTTGTGATTGAGCAAACGGGTGAAGTAGTCAAACACCCTGCCGACTTTGTAGCTAAGCTCGATGCCGTTGGTAATCAACCCATATCATTAGCGTCTCTTAATGCCGAAGATGAGGTCCTGTTTGAAGAATTCATTACCGGACAGGAATTTTCCTGTGGGGTAATTCAGGACGATGACCAGGTTGCCATTGCCTTGCCTCCAACGGAGATTTATAACGTAACGAGTTTCGATTTTGAATCGAAGTACAAACTGAACACGACGAAGAAGCGGATTCCGGTTGAAACGAGTTTAGAGAATAACCGCAAAATTCAGCTGGCCGTAGCGGAGGTATTTTCCCGATTGGGTATCAATGTGTATTCACGGATTGACGGTTTTTTGACGCCCGCTGGTGATGTATTGCTCCACGACCCCAACACCATTCCGGGAATGTCGCCTTCGTCGTTGATCTTTAAGCAAATGGCCGAAATCGGCTTGAACCTAGCCAATTCTCTCACCTACCTTATCCGCCAATCACTCCGCGAACGTATTCGTACCGGGAAAGACACGTTTCATCTTAAACGTTTACTTGCTGAACTTGATGCTCAGTTAGCCGCTCGCAAAGCTAATCCATTACCAGAGCGCGTAATTTCCTTCGGATCGAGTGATGAAGAATTCATAGCTGCCAAACAGCAGTATAACGAAATTGCTGCTTCTGGTACAGTATTTCCATCATTAATGTATATTAAAAGTAAACTGGAATCGCACGAGATACCTGTTAATCTACTGTTCAAAGACACGATTGCCGAGCTGGAAACAGCGTTGAGTCGGCCACGCCATCCGTTGCTTGTTGAAACAACGGAGCAGGCCCGACACGTTACCCAACGATATATATAA
- the rplI gene encoding 50S ribosomal protein L9, translating to MDIILKTDIAGLGYKNDTVVVKPGYGRNYLIPQGFAMMATDSNKKIVAENIRQAAHKAEKIKTEAQTIADGIGDMTLTIPAKAGDSGKIFGRVTNTQVAEALREKGFDIDRKKITVEDVKVLGTYEAALDLHKDVKHKVKFEVVSAE from the coding sequence ATGGATATCATTTTAAAAACCGATATTGCCGGCCTGGGCTATAAGAACGACACCGTTGTGGTGAAGCCCGGTTACGGTCGCAATTACCTGATTCCTCAGGGATTTGCAATGATGGCAACTGACTCTAATAAGAAGATCGTTGCTGAAAATATTCGTCAGGCAGCTCACAAAGCCGAAAAAATCAAAACCGAAGCGCAAACCATTGCCGACGGTATTGGTGATATGACGTTGACGATCCCAGCGAAAGCAGGCGACAGCGGCAAAATCTTCGGTCGGGTTACCAACACGCAGGTGGCTGAAGCCCTTCGCGAAAAAGGCTTTGACATTGACCGCAAGAAAATTACGGTTGAAGATGTTAAAGTTTTAGGTACCTACGAGGCTGCACTTGACCTGCACAAGGATGTGAAGCACAAAGTGAAATTCGAAGTAGTATCGGCCGAATAA
- a CDS encoding cell division protein ZapB has translation MEPRTQPQNNSRSYLLAALIILAALNVLLLYFYYQERQDNKTKDATIAAKTEEVLIAKTKLDSISAQLDAKIAEIQQLGGSVDSLMKVKAQLEIDKRELKNVGAFDNRKYNQKIRNYQAILVQKDQEIARLKEENGILSEKNESLSQENSGLKAEKQSLSDSVVSVTIKNQELAEKVTIAAALHAEAVTVNAVNSKGKESDGGTYKAKKLDKIHVSVLLSPNGLAKKDEKLLYIRVIDPNGAVISDLATGSGEFTYNNQGMIYTAMQKFTFDNSRQRLDFFYGRSGQPFREGKHIIEVYCEGFRIGEGEFTVK, from the coding sequence ATGGAACCCAGAACCCAACCCCAGAATAACAGCCGCAGCTATCTACTAGCCGCATTAATAATTCTGGCTGCCCTCAATGTGCTCCTGCTGTACTTCTACTACCAGGAACGTCAGGATAATAAAACAAAAGATGCCACAATTGCAGCTAAAACAGAAGAGGTTTTAATTGCTAAAACAAAACTCGATTCAATTTCGGCACAGCTAGATGCTAAAATCGCTGAAATTCAGCAATTAGGCGGTAGCGTTGATTCGTTAATGAAGGTAAAAGCTCAGCTTGAAATTGATAAGCGCGAGTTGAAAAACGTTGGTGCATTCGATAACAGGAAATACAACCAGAAAATACGAAACTACCAGGCAATCTTGGTTCAGAAAGATCAGGAAATTGCTCGTTTGAAAGAAGAGAATGGGATTCTTTCTGAGAAAAACGAATCCCTGTCTCAGGAAAACAGCGGCCTCAAAGCGGAGAAGCAATCATTGAGTGATTCAGTTGTGTCAGTCACGATAAAAAATCAGGAGTTAGCGGAAAAGGTCACTATAGCAGCCGCGCTTCATGCCGAAGCGGTGACCGTTAATGCCGTTAATTCGAAAGGAAAAGAAAGCGATGGAGGTACATACAAAGCCAAAAAGCTGGATAAAATTCATGTATCGGTACTTCTGTCACCAAATGGCCTGGCAAAAAAGGATGAAAAGCTACTTTACATTCGGGTCATAGATCCAAACGGTGCTGTCATCTCCGATTTGGCCACTGGTTCCGGCGAGTTCACGTACAATAATCAGGGAATGATTTACACGGCAATGCAGAAGTTTACTTTCGATAATAGCCGTCAACGACTTGACTTCTTTTACGGCCGCAGTGGTCAACCGTTTAGAGAAGGCAAGCATATAATTGAAGTATACTGCGAAGGCTTCCGTATTGGCGAAGGCGAGTTTACGGTGAAATAG
- a CDS encoding Mrp/NBP35 family ATP-binding protein, whose product MSDYRLNKEAVLRALSTVEEPDLKRDIVSLNMVKDVVLGIGSVRFTVVLTTPACPLKEVIRKRCEDAIYTLIGADIQVTIDMTSDVTSTRANAPTLPGVKNIIAVSSGKGGVGKSTVTANLAIALHKSGAKVGIIDADIYGPSMPTMFGAENIQPRIFQVDSQTRMEPIQQYGIKMLSMGLLVAPGQAIIWRGTMAGRALQQFFSDADWGELDYLLIDLPPGTGDIHLTLVQTVPVTGAIIVTTPQKVALADATKGLSMFRQPQINVPVLGVIENMSYFTPAELPDHKYYIFGKGGGQTLADQFDVPLLGQIPLVQSIREAGDDGRPAISAGEPVATEAFQAAAEALAQQVAIRNATIDRTERVQVA is encoded by the coding sequence ATGTCTGATTACCGATTAAATAAAGAAGCCGTTCTGCGGGCATTGAGTACCGTTGAAGAACCCGATTTAAAGCGCGATATTGTTTCGCTCAACATGGTTAAAGATGTTGTGCTGGGTATTGGTTCGGTTCGATTTACGGTTGTATTGACCACACCTGCCTGCCCGTTAAAAGAAGTTATTCGTAAACGCTGCGAAGACGCGATTTATACGCTCATAGGCGCCGATATTCAGGTTACCATTGATATGACTTCCGATGTGACCTCAACGCGAGCCAATGCACCCACGCTACCGGGGGTGAAAAACATTATTGCGGTTTCGTCAGGAAAAGGGGGCGTTGGAAAATCGACAGTTACAGCGAACCTGGCTATCGCGCTGCACAAGTCGGGCGCAAAAGTTGGCATCATCGACGCCGACATTTATGGGCCTTCAATGCCAACGATGTTCGGAGCCGAAAACATCCAGCCCCGTATTTTTCAGGTGGATAGCCAAACGAGGATGGAGCCAATTCAGCAATACGGCATCAAGATGCTCTCGATGGGTTTGTTGGTAGCACCGGGTCAGGCAATTATCTGGCGGGGTACAATGGCGGGTCGGGCTTTACAGCAGTTTTTTTCCGATGCCGATTGGGGTGAACTGGATTACCTGCTTATCGACCTGCCACCCGGCACTGGCGATATTCACCTGACACTAGTGCAAACGGTGCCTGTAACAGGCGCTATTATTGTGACAACGCCCCAGAAGGTTGCTTTGGCCGATGCGACAAAAGGGCTATCGATGTTCCGGCAACCGCAAATCAACGTGCCGGTGCTGGGTGTGATTGAAAATATGTCGTATTTCACTCCTGCTGAGTTACCAGATCATAAATATTACATTTTTGGCAAGGGTGGTGGTCAGACTCTGGCCGATCAGTTCGATGTACCTTTGTTGGGTCAGATTCCACTTGTACAAAGTATTCGCGAAGCTGGCGACGACGGGCGTCCTGCTATCAGTGCAGGCGAACCAGTTGCGACAGAGGCTTTTCAGGCAGCTGCCGAAGCTCTCGCTCAACAAGTAGCCATTCGCAATGCAACCATCGACCGTACTGAACGTGTACAGGTTGCATAA
- the rpsF gene encoding 30S ribosomal protein S6 yields MFPNNYETVFILTPVLSDAQMKDAVDKFRKVLTDNGAELVHEDHMGLRKLAYPIQHKNTGYYQLFEFKAPGTIIEKLNTEYLRDERIIRHLTISLDKHAVAYNDRKRNGLVGKKKQTENAGEAK; encoded by the coding sequence ATGTTTCCTAATAACTACGAGACGGTGTTCATTTTAACTCCCGTTTTATCTGATGCTCAGATGAAGGACGCCGTTGACAAATTCCGCAAAGTGCTGACCGATAACGGTGCGGAACTTGTTCATGAAGACCACATGGGTTTGCGCAAGCTAGCCTATCCAATTCAGCATAAGAACACGGGTTACTACCAACTCTTCGAGTTTAAGGCCCCCGGCACGATCATCGAAAAACTCAACACTGAGTATCTTCGTGACGAGCGGATCATCCGTCACCTGACGATTTCGCTCGATAAGCATGCTGTTGCTTACAACGATCGTAAGCGCAATGGCTTAGTGGGTAAGAAAAAACAAACCGAAAACGCCGGGGAGGCCAAGTAA
- a CDS encoding Gfo/Idh/MocA family oxidoreductase has product MSVTTQPIRVLVVGCGNMGASHAIAYQTIDGFEICGIVSTGNSKVVLNERLGGGYTLYSDYATALAETKPDAVCISTYPDTHEAFAVMAFEQGCHVFMEKPIADTVEGATRVMAAAQKAGKKLVIGYILRVHPSWAKFVEIAQTLGKPLVMRMNLNQQSHGTMWTVHRNLMKSLSPIVDCGVHYIDVMCQMTRSKPLQVNAIGARLTNDIPAGNYNYGQLQIRFEDGSVGWYEAGWGPMMSETAFFVKDVIGPDGCVSIVAKNAGAAGKSDNVDSHTKTESLRVHKAALDANDQFVEEDTWIDMQDEPDHQELCNREQRYFLDSILQDRDLTDHMQDAVSSLQIAFACDESVRTGQPVLL; this is encoded by the coding sequence ATGTCTGTAACTACTCAACCTATACGGGTTCTCGTCGTCGGATGCGGCAACATGGGCGCGTCGCATGCCATTGCTTATCAAACAATCGACGGCTTCGAAATTTGTGGTATTGTATCTACCGGGAATAGTAAAGTTGTATTAAATGAACGACTGGGCGGTGGCTATACACTCTATAGTGACTATGCAACGGCCCTGGCTGAAACTAAACCCGATGCGGTTTGTATTTCCACATACCCTGATACACATGAAGCCTTTGCTGTTATGGCGTTCGAACAGGGCTGTCATGTATTCATGGAAAAGCCGATTGCTGATACAGTCGAAGGAGCAACACGCGTAATGGCGGCTGCCCAAAAGGCTGGTAAGAAATTAGTGATTGGCTACATTCTGCGGGTTCATCCATCCTGGGCCAAATTTGTTGAGATAGCACAGACGTTAGGCAAGCCGCTGGTAATGCGGATGAACCTGAATCAGCAAAGTCACGGCACGATGTGGACAGTCCACCGGAACCTGATGAAAAGCCTAAGCCCGATTGTGGATTGTGGTGTGCACTACATTGATGTAATGTGTCAAATGACCCGTTCGAAGCCGTTACAGGTGAACGCCATTGGTGCTCGTTTAACGAATGACATTCCTGCCGGTAATTACAACTATGGCCAGTTACAGATTCGCTTTGAAGATGGCTCTGTAGGCTGGTACGAAGCCGGTTGGGGACCTATGATGAGCGAAACGGCTTTCTTTGTTAAAGATGTAATTGGGCCGGATGGATGCGTATCTATTGTCGCCAAAAACGCCGGTGCCGCCGGAAAGTCAGATAATGTAGATTCGCATACAAAAACAGAATCATTACGCGTACATAAAGCCGCGCTAGATGCCAACGACCAGTTTGTAGAAGAAGACACCTGGATTGATATGCAGGACGAACCCGATCATCAGGAACTTTGCAACCGGGAGCAACGGTATTTTCTGGATTCCATTCTGCAAGATCGCGACCTGACTGATCATATGCAGGACGCCGTTAGTAGTTTGCAAATTGCCTTCGCCTGTGATGAATCTGTACGAACAGGCCAGCCGGTATTGTTATAA
- a CDS encoding YggS family pyridoxal phosphate-dependent enzyme, with protein MIADSIRLIESELHGKATLIAVTKTKPVELLLEAYEAGCRQFGENKVQEMADKQPQLPTDVQWHLIGHLQTNKVKYIASFVAMIHSIDSLKLLQEVNKQAAKHNRVIDCLLQIYIADEETKFGLSADEAEALLQAPELNELPNVRIVGLMGLATNTDDESKIRGEFRGLKLLYDKLSQIQRPMIRFHELSMGMSGDYRIAVEEGSTLVRVGSAIFGSRN; from the coding sequence ATGATTGCTGATTCAATTCGCCTGATTGAGAGTGAATTACATGGTAAGGCTACCCTTATTGCAGTTACTAAAACCAAACCGGTTGAGCTACTGCTCGAAGCGTATGAGGCTGGTTGCCGCCAGTTTGGTGAAAATAAAGTGCAGGAAATGGCCGATAAACAGCCACAACTACCCACCGATGTGCAGTGGCATCTAATCGGCCATTTGCAGACAAACAAAGTTAAATACATAGCTTCGTTTGTGGCGATGATTCACTCGATCGATAGCCTGAAGCTTTTGCAGGAGGTGAACAAACAGGCTGCCAAACACAATCGGGTCATCGACTGTCTGCTTCAAATTTACATTGCCGACGAAGAAACCAAGTTTGGACTGTCGGCCGATGAGGCCGAAGCGTTACTTCAGGCACCTGAGCTGAACGAACTTCCAAATGTGCGAATTGTGGGGCTTATGGGCTTGGCGACCAATACGGACGACGAGTCGAAAATTCGCGGGGAATTTCGGGGGTTGAAACTACTGTACGATAAACTGAGTCAGATTCAGCGTCCTATGATTCGTTTTCATGAATTATCGATGGGCATGAGTGGCGATTACCGTATTGCCGTAGAAGAGGGTAGTACGTTGGTTCGGGTTGGGAGTGCTATTTTTGGGAGTAGAAATTAG
- a CDS encoding NifU family protein translates to MDTVVNSDQLISKIERALDSMRPYLAADGGNVKILEVTEDKTVRLELVGSCGTCPMSAMTFKGGLEEAILKAVPEITKVEAVNITPAF, encoded by the coding sequence ATGGACACGGTAGTTAATAGCGACCAACTGATTAGTAAAATAGAACGGGCACTTGACAGCATGAGGCCCTATCTGGCTGCCGATGGCGGTAATGTTAAGATATTGGAAGTTACCGAGGACAAAACCGTTCGACTTGAACTGGTTGGCTCCTGCGGCACTTGCCCCATGTCAGCTATGACATTTAAAGGTGGACTGGAAGAGGCTATTCTGAAAGCAGTGCCGGAGATTACAAAGGTCGAAGCGGTAAACATTACCCCTGCCTTTTAA